One segment of Bradyrhizobium sp. CB2312 DNA contains the following:
- the dnaQ gene encoding DNA polymerase III subunit epsilon — protein MREIVLDTETTGLDPLRGDRLVEIGCVEIFNRMPTGQTYHVYINPERDMPAEAFAVHGLSAEFLSTKPLFHEVVDAFLEFIGDAPLVIHNASFDISFINAELDRIKRAAIPREQLVDTLLLARRKHPGVSNRLDDLCSRYSIDNSHRTKHGALLDAELLAEVYVDLVGARQSQLLLASDAEEIRVSATGDAPRRQRLVPLAPRVSEAEREAHKAFIATLGEKAIWNEYLAAPAAAAAG, from the coding sequence ATGCGCGAAATCGTTCTCGACACCGAAACCACCGGCCTTGATCCGCTTCGCGGCGACCGCCTGGTCGAAATCGGCTGCGTCGAGATTTTCAACCGCATGCCGACGGGACAGACGTATCACGTCTATATCAATCCTGAGCGGGATATGCCGGCGGAAGCCTTTGCGGTGCACGGGCTGTCGGCCGAATTCCTGTCGACCAAGCCGCTGTTCCACGAGGTGGTCGACGCGTTTCTGGAGTTCATCGGCGATGCGCCGCTGGTGATCCACAACGCCTCGTTCGACATCAGCTTCATCAATGCCGAGCTCGACCGCATCAAGCGCGCTGCGATCCCGCGCGAGCAGCTGGTCGATACCCTGCTGCTGGCGCGACGCAAGCATCCCGGCGTGTCGAACCGGCTTGACGATCTCTGCTCGCGCTATTCGATCGACAACTCACACCGCACCAAGCACGGCGCGCTGCTCGACGCCGAGCTTCTGGCCGAAGTCTATGTCGATCTGGTCGGGGCGCGGCAGTCGCAGCTGCTGCTGGCGTCGGACGCCGAGGAGATTCGCGTCAGCGCCACCGGCGATGCGCCGCGGCGGCAGCGGCTGGTGCCGCTTGCGCCGCGGGTTTCAGAAGCCGAGCGCGAGGCCCATAAGGCCTTCATCGCGACGCTCGGCGAGAAGGCCATCTGGAACGAGTATCTCGCCGCTCCGGCCGCTGCTGCGGCCGGCTAG
- the secB gene encoding protein-export chaperone SecB: MTNGNGTPPEAAQAPQLNVLAQYTKDLSFENPNAPTSLQQQSQPPQINIQINVSANNLSETEFEVTLSVDGKAESAGKIMFSFELAYAGVFRVANVPKENLHPLVMIECPRLLFPFAREIIATAVRDGGFPPLMLDPVDFVGLYRQNMERQMAAQGGQTGQA; encoded by the coding sequence ATGACCAACGGTAACGGCACCCCTCCCGAGGCGGCCCAGGCTCCCCAGCTCAACGTGCTGGCGCAGTATACCAAGGACCTGTCGTTCGAAAATCCGAACGCGCCCACCTCGCTCCAGCAGCAGAGCCAGCCGCCGCAGATCAACATTCAGATCAATGTCAGCGCCAACAATCTCAGCGAAACCGAATTCGAGGTGACGCTGTCGGTCGACGGCAAGGCCGAGTCCGCGGGCAAGATCATGTTCTCGTTCGAGCTCGCCTATGCCGGCGTGTTCCGCGTCGCCAACGTGCCGAAGGAGAATCTGCATCCGCTGGTCATGATCGAGTGCCCGCGCCTGCTGTTCCCGTTCGCCCGCGAGATCATCGCGACAGCCGTGCGCGACGGCGGGTTCCCGCCCCTGATGCTGGATCCGGTCGATTTCGTCGGCCTCTATCGCCAGAACATGGAGCGGCAGATGGCTGCCCAGGGCGGTCAGACGGGCCAAGCCTGA